From a single Rutidosis leptorrhynchoides isolate AG116_Rl617_1_P2 chromosome 5, CSIRO_AGI_Rlap_v1, whole genome shotgun sequence genomic region:
- the LOC139849589 gene encoding uncharacterized protein yields MRQRRWIETLNDYNCELRYHPGKANVVADALSWKERTVPLRVRALNITIHSNLHSQIRVAQEEALKEENISREYLNILVSKFVVRESGLRCYAARIWVPRYGDLRSLLLDEAHKSRYSIHPGAGKMLGTNNSGTV; encoded by the coding sequence atgaggcagcgacgcTGGATTGAGACGCTGAATGACTACAATTGTGAACTCCGCTATCACCCTGGTAAAGCCAACGTTGTAGCCGACGCTCTAAGCtggaaggagaggacggtacctcttcgtgttcgggcactgaatatCACAATCCATTCAAACCTCCACAGTCAGATTCGAGTAGCTCAAGAagaagctctcaaggaggagaacatatctcgtgaatacctaAACATTCTTGTCTCCAAATTTGTGGTTAGggaatctggactccgatgttatgctgcgagaatttgggtaccacgttatGGAGATTTGCGGAGCCttctacttgatgaagcccacaagtcaagatattcaatCCATCCCggagccggaaaaat